Proteins encoded within one genomic window of Kibdelosporangium phytohabitans:
- a CDS encoding MFS transporter: MLRSGSDDNGGDRPAKSRSKGRKWTARQPRQFHREQPPPPAPAPPPPARRQPPPPPPPLPEEFRQTTPLRREPPPPPSTRYGPDGYPIPRSGQTGPYDYYEQAPPPNRQQPPPPPPQPEPETEATHGAEAAVLPRGGIPQMPKKLTVTRVAALRSKQLTQQAVHAFKRAANADGADKSGLTSLTYATMLNYASDAAMAVALANTLFFAAASADSSKGKIALYLLITVAPFALVAPVIGPALDKIQRGRRLAMCVASAGQALMCIVMATNFDSWLLYPAALGKMVLSKSFTVLKAAVTPRVLPPEITLSKTNARLTVFGLAAGMVFGGIAAGLTQLFGSPGALWFTALICVAGAVQGMRIPAWVEVTEGEVPATLSATPTRPKRQPMGQQVVVSLWANATVKILTGFLMMFSAFAIRAETEGQAFQQLLLLGIIAAAAGVGSFGGNAIGARLHVARPDQMVLGCVVACVTATVVATILPGIGTMAIVSLIASTAAALAKNSLDAVIQDDLPEESRASAFGRSETVLQMGWVFGGALGVLLPTTFWVGFLVVSVLLALGMVQTILATKGNSLLNVVRRATPARQAGTEPT, translated from the coding sequence GTGCTTCGCTCCGGCTCTGACGACAACGGCGGGGACCGGCCTGCCAAGAGCCGGTCCAAGGGACGGAAGTGGACCGCGCGGCAGCCCCGGCAGTTCCACCGGGAACAGCCTCCGCCGCCCGCTCCCGCGCCGCCCCCGCCTGCCCGGCGTCAACCGCCGCCGCCCCCGCCGCCCCTTCCCGAGGAGTTCCGGCAGACCACGCCGTTGCGCCGGGAACCACCACCGCCTCCGTCGACGCGGTACGGCCCGGACGGCTACCCGATCCCCCGCAGCGGCCAGACGGGCCCGTACGACTACTACGAGCAGGCGCCGCCGCCGAACCGGCAGCAGCCGCCGCCCCCTCCGCCGCAGCCCGAGCCGGAAACCGAGGCGACCCACGGCGCGGAAGCCGCGGTCCTGCCGCGCGGCGGCATCCCGCAGATGCCGAAGAAGCTGACGGTCACGCGGGTGGCGGCGCTGCGCAGCAAGCAGCTGACCCAGCAGGCGGTGCACGCCTTCAAGCGGGCGGCGAACGCCGACGGCGCCGACAAGTCCGGTCTGACGTCGCTGACGTACGCGACGATGCTCAACTACGCCAGCGACGCGGCGATGGCCGTCGCGCTGGCGAACACGCTCTTCTTCGCCGCCGCGAGCGCGGACAGCAGCAAGGGCAAGATCGCGCTCTACCTGCTGATCACCGTGGCGCCGTTCGCGCTGGTGGCGCCGGTGATCGGGCCTGCGCTCGACAAGATCCAGCGCGGCCGCAGGCTGGCCATGTGCGTGGCGTCCGCGGGCCAGGCGCTGATGTGCATCGTGATGGCGACCAACTTCGACTCGTGGCTGCTGTACCCGGCCGCGCTCGGCAAGATGGTGCTGTCCAAGTCGTTCACGGTCCTCAAGGCGGCGGTCACGCCGAGAGTGCTGCCGCCGGAGATCACGCTGTCCAAAACCAACGCCCGGCTGACGGTGTTCGGCCTGGCGGCGGGCATGGTGTTCGGTGGCATCGCGGCCGGTTTGACGCAGCTGTTCGGCTCGCCGGGCGCGCTCTGGTTCACCGCGCTCATCTGCGTCGCCGGGGCCGTGCAGGGCATGCGGATCCCGGCGTGGGTCGAGGTCACCGAGGGCGAAGTGCCCGCGACGCTGTCGGCAACGCCGACAAGACCCAAACGCCAGCCGATGGGCCAGCAGGTCGTGGTGTCGTTGTGGGCCAACGCCACCGTCAAGATCCTGACCGGCTTCCTGATGATGTTCTCGGCGTTCGCCATCCGCGCGGAGACCGAGGGGCAGGCGTTCCAGCAACTGCTGCTGCTCGGCATCATCGCGGCCGCCGCCGGTGTCGGCAGCTTCGGCGGCAACGCGATCGGCGCGCGGCTGCACGTGGCCAGACCGGACCAGATGGTGCTCGGCTGCGTGGTCGCCTGTGTCACCGCGACCGTGGTCGCCACGATCCTGCCGGGCATCGGCACGATGGCGATCGTCAGCCTGATCGCGTCGACCGCGGCGGCGCTGGCGAAGAACAGTCTGGACGCGGTGATCCAGGACGACCTGCCGGAGGAGTCGCGGGCGTCGGCGTTCGGCCGTTCGGAGACGGTGCTGCAGATGGGCTGGGTGTTCGGTGGCGCGCTGGGTGTGCTGCTGCCGACCACGT
- a CDS encoding glutaminyl-peptide cyclotransferase — translation MKVLLVLTACVLVASCGTSTAPQAAPNTPVKLRAEVLAVLPHDSTAFTQGLELDGDRLIEGTGLEGGSSVREVDPRTAEVARKVDLPPPMFGEGLTVAGSKIWQLTWKDGVAIQRDKQTLAEVRRVPYSGEGWGLCMDGQRLVMSDGSDKLAFRDPESFAQVGEVRVRSAGQPVTRLNELECTPGGVYANVWQTETIVRIDPASGDVTATIDLAGLLPRDERAGADVLNGIAAVRGTDEFLVTGKLWPKMFRVKFVTAS, via the coding sequence GTGAAGGTGCTTCTTGTTCTCACGGCCTGCGTTTTGGTCGCATCGTGTGGCACGAGTACTGCCCCGCAAGCCGCGCCGAACACCCCCGTGAAGCTGCGCGCCGAAGTGCTGGCGGTCCTGCCGCACGACTCGACAGCTTTCACCCAGGGCCTCGAACTGGACGGCGACCGGCTCATCGAAGGCACCGGCCTCGAAGGCGGGTCCAGCGTGCGCGAGGTCGACCCGCGCACCGCCGAGGTGGCCAGGAAGGTCGACCTGCCCCCGCCCATGTTCGGCGAGGGCCTGACCGTCGCCGGGTCGAAGATCTGGCAGCTGACCTGGAAGGACGGCGTCGCGATCCAACGTGACAAGCAGACGCTGGCCGAGGTCAGGCGGGTGCCGTACAGCGGCGAGGGCTGGGGGCTGTGCATGGACGGGCAGCGGCTGGTGATGAGCGACGGCTCGGACAAGCTCGCCTTCCGCGACCCTGAGTCGTTCGCCCAGGTCGGCGAGGTGCGGGTGCGCTCGGCGGGCCAGCCGGTCACCAGGTTGAACGAACTGGAGTGCACCCCCGGCGGGGTCTACGCGAACGTCTGGCAGACCGAGACCATCGTGCGGATCGACCCGGCGTCCGGCGACGTCACGGCCACCATCGACCTCGCTGGGCTGCTGCCGCGCGACGAGCGGGCAGGCGCCGACGTGCTCAACGGGATCGCCGCCGTCCGCGGCACGGACGAATTCCTGGTCACCGGCAAACTGTGGCCGAAGATGTTCCGGGTGAAGTTCGTCACGGCATCGTGA
- a CDS encoding DUF3027 domain-containing protein, producing the protein MSTTPEPDAALAGAVERARAAARVEAGDEVGAHVGVRPENDAAVTHLFDADKPGYRGWHWAVTVADAGPGTEVTVSEVVLVPGPDALVAPAWVPWQQRVQAGDLGVGDLLPTAPDDPRLVPAYLQSDDEAVEEVAHEAGLGRVRVMSRPARLEAATRWQGGEYGPRSDMARSAPEHCGTCGFYLPVAGALRAAFGVCGNEIAPADGHVVHVQYGCGAHSELRIEQGSPVLVADLIYDDSLLDVERASAE; encoded by the coding sequence ATGAGCACGACGCCGGAACCAGACGCTGCCCTTGCCGGAGCAGTCGAGCGCGCACGCGCCGCTGCCCGTGTGGAAGCCGGTGACGAGGTCGGCGCGCACGTGGGCGTGCGGCCGGAGAACGACGCCGCTGTCACGCACCTCTTCGACGCCGACAAGCCGGGATACCGAGGCTGGCACTGGGCCGTCACGGTGGCCGACGCCGGCCCGGGAACCGAGGTGACGGTCAGCGAGGTCGTGCTCGTGCCCGGTCCCGACGCGCTCGTGGCCCCGGCGTGGGTGCCGTGGCAGCAGCGGGTGCAGGCGGGTGACCTCGGCGTCGGCGATCTGCTCCCGACCGCCCCGGACGACCCCCGGCTCGTGCCCGCGTACCTCCAGTCCGACGACGAGGCCGTCGAGGAGGTCGCGCACGAGGCCGGGCTCGGCAGGGTGCGTGTGATGTCCCGCCCGGCGCGGCTGGAGGCGGCCACCCGCTGGCAAGGCGGTGAGTACGGCCCGCGCTCGGACATGGCCCGCAGCGCGCCGGAGCACTGCGGCACCTGTGGCTTCTACCTGCCGGTCGCCGGTGCGCTGCGGGCAGCGTTCGGTGTCTGCGGGAACGAGATCGCCCCGGCGGACGGGCACGTGGTGCACGTCCAGTACGGCTGTGGCGCGCACTCCGAGCTCCGCATCGAGCAGGGCTCGCCCGTGCTCGTCGCGGACCTGATCTACGACGACTCGCTGCTCGACGTCGAGCGGGCATCAGCGGAGTGA
- a CDS encoding sacsin N-terminal ATP-binding-like domain-containing protein, which produces MNDPFGTQRLREAVLAAWSASPTRFREDANAEEDLRIGAYRDRLLVELAQNAADAAGFGGHLRLSIVDGELRAANTGAPLDADGVAALASLRASSKRDILGTVGQFGVGFSAVLSVTDEPEVVSSTGSVRFSAQRTREIPEIQRHVAARSGQVPVLRLVWPTDSAPPAGFDTEIRLPLRADVDQAALLANFREQAPDLLLALPGLASIEVAGSRWTSSDSGDTVVLTGPAGTTRWMLRRGSGKLSDTAGLGMETSAEWLVCWAIPVTDAGVPQPLAEDVLHAPTPTDERLSLPARLIASLPIEASRRRVMASAAVTEVLAEAAKLYPALVFGVPEEHRTALVPVPGFPRSDVDAQLRELIVAELRAQAWLPGVAESLTPAVARVLEIPSDSLADLLSDVVPNLAAAWLANPGHAHALASLEVSRLRIPEVVAALTGISQEPSWWQQVYAALLPFAENDAAIRENLSGLPVPLADGRTLPGPRGTLLADEPEFLSDLDVPGLRLVHPEAANPLLERLGARHAGAAEVLDSLQEAVERSVADASAGLIVSGLAHAVLGLVSQAGGRPWLKSLALPDSAGDWREADELALPGSRFLEVLDQESPLGLLDPEFAERWSADVLSAVGVLTGFAVIVDEEPIGPEHDLADEEEWWSSSGEEPKRVVAVRDLDLVADDKWPEALRLLAMEPATWQALREPGGYTAWWISRYALLDGRAPRFWRTASASDLIGLYDPLPLDLGDDLAAAAGVRTHLEIKDASDAEDLLDRLGDPARLVPHGVSLRAHAALAGSVDVSLIDAPEHVRVLSGEAVDAEDCVVLDAPWLLAVLPPARVVAALDDDAAEALAELLDLPVASESAGDVTGGDLVPWAELGAVVVAAELLGFDLPLEGVIVHDELKANDQRVHWWVDRHNRVHCEDTPDGLARALAWAADRWIDRHVIHAILEDPDPRTVLS; this is translated from the coding sequence GTGAACGACCCGTTCGGCACCCAGCGCTTACGCGAGGCAGTGCTGGCAGCTTGGAGCGCCTCGCCGACGCGGTTCCGTGAAGACGCCAACGCCGAGGAAGACCTGCGGATCGGCGCGTACCGCGACCGCCTGCTGGTCGAGCTGGCGCAGAACGCGGCCGACGCCGCCGGGTTCGGCGGCCACCTCCGTCTGTCGATTGTGGACGGCGAGCTGCGCGCGGCGAACACGGGCGCGCCACTGGACGCCGACGGTGTCGCCGCGCTGGCCTCGTTGCGCGCGTCGTCGAAGCGGGACATCCTCGGCACGGTCGGTCAGTTCGGCGTCGGGTTCTCCGCGGTCCTGTCGGTGACCGACGAGCCGGAGGTCGTCTCGTCGACCGGCTCGGTCCGGTTCTCCGCCCAGCGGACCAGGGAGATCCCCGAGATCCAGCGGCACGTGGCCGCGCGCTCGGGCCAGGTCCCGGTGCTGCGCCTGGTCTGGCCGACGGACTCCGCGCCGCCGGCGGGCTTCGACACCGAGATCCGGCTGCCGTTGCGCGCGGACGTCGACCAGGCGGCGTTGCTGGCGAACTTCCGCGAGCAGGCGCCTGATCTGCTGCTGGCGTTACCCGGCCTGGCGTCGATCGAGGTGGCCGGGTCGCGCTGGACGAGCAGCGACTCCGGCGACACGGTCGTGCTGACCGGCCCGGCGGGCACCACGCGGTGGATGTTGCGCAGGGGATCGGGGAAGCTGTCGGACACCGCGGGTCTCGGGATGGAGACGAGCGCGGAATGGCTGGTCTGCTGGGCGATCCCGGTGACGGACGCGGGCGTTCCGCAACCGCTGGCCGAGGACGTGCTGCACGCCCCCACGCCGACCGACGAGCGGCTTTCGTTGCCTGCCAGGCTGATCGCCAGCCTGCCGATCGAGGCGTCCCGGCGCAGGGTGATGGCGTCCGCGGCGGTCACCGAGGTGCTGGCCGAGGCCGCGAAGCTCTACCCCGCTTTGGTTTTCGGAGTTCCCGAAGAGCACCGCACGGCACTCGTGCCGGTGCCCGGCTTCCCGCGGTCCGATGTGGACGCACAGTTGCGTGAGCTGATCGTCGCCGAGTTGCGGGCACAGGCCTGGCTACCCGGCGTCGCGGAGTCGCTGACTCCAGCCGTCGCCCGCGTGCTGGAGATCCCGTCGGATTCGTTGGCGGACTTGCTGTCCGACGTCGTGCCCAACCTGGCCGCGGCGTGGCTGGCGAACCCCGGGCACGCGCACGCGCTGGCGTCGCTGGAGGTTTCCCGCCTGCGCATCCCGGAAGTCGTGGCGGCGCTGACCGGTATCTCCCAGGAACCGTCGTGGTGGCAGCAGGTTTACGCGGCGCTGCTGCCGTTCGCCGAGAACGACGCGGCGATCCGGGAGAACCTCAGCGGCCTGCCGGTGCCGTTGGCCGACGGCCGGACGTTGCCGGGCCCGCGCGGGACGTTGCTGGCCGACGAGCCGGAATTCCTGTCCGATCTGGACGTTCCCGGTCTCAGGCTGGTGCACCCGGAAGCGGCAAACCCGCTGCTGGAACGCCTCGGTGCCCGGCACGCGGGCGCGGCGGAGGTGCTGGATTCGTTGCAGGAGGCGGTGGAACGCAGCGTCGCCGACGCGTCGGCCGGCCTGATCGTCTCCGGCCTCGCCCACGCCGTGCTCGGCCTGGTCAGCCAGGCGGGCGGACGGCCGTGGCTGAAGTCGTTGGCACTCCCGGACTCCGCGGGTGACTGGCGGGAGGCGGACGAGCTGGCGCTGCCGGGCTCCCGGTTCCTCGAGGTGCTCGACCAGGAGTCGCCGCTCGGCCTGCTCGACCCGGAGTTCGCCGAACGCTGGTCGGCGGACGTGCTGTCGGCGGTCGGTGTGCTGACCGGTTTCGCGGTGATCGTCGACGAGGAGCCGATCGGCCCGGAGCACGACCTCGCCGACGAGGAAGAGTGGTGGTCCTCCTCCGGTGAGGAGCCGAAGCGCGTGGTGGCCGTGCGCGACCTGGACCTCGTGGCGGACGACAAATGGCCGGAAGCCCTGCGGCTGCTGGCGATGGAACCCGCGACGTGGCAAGCGTTGCGCGAACCAGGCGGCTACACGGCCTGGTGGATCTCCCGCTACGCCCTGCTGGACGGCCGCGCACCGCGGTTCTGGCGCACAGCGTCGGCGTCGGACCTGATCGGCCTGTACGACCCGCTGCCACTCGACCTCGGCGACGACCTGGCCGCAGCGGCCGGAGTCCGTACCCACCTGGAGATCAAGGACGCCTCGGACGCGGAAGACCTGCTCGACCGCCTCGGTGATCCCGCCCGCCTGGTGCCGCACGGCGTGTCCCTGCGCGCCCACGCGGCACTGGCGGGATCGGTGGACGTGTCACTGATCGACGCCCCGGAACACGTCCGCGTCCTGTCCGGTGAGGCAGTGGACGCCGAAGACTGCGTGGTGCTCGACGCCCCATGGCTCCTGGCAGTCCTACCGCCCGCCCGAGTCGTGGCGGCGCTGGACGACGACGCCGCGGAAGCCCTGGCGGAACTGCTCGACCTGCCCGTGGCCTCCGAGTCGGCCGGTGACGTGACCGGCGGCGACCTCGTCCCGTGGGCCGAGTTGGGCGCGGTGGTCGTGGCAGCGGAGTTGCTCGGCTTCGACCTGCCCCTCGAAGGCGTGATCGTCCACGACGAGCTGAAAGCCAACGACCAACGCGTGCACTGGTGGGTCGACCGCCACAACCGCGTCCACTGCGAGGACACCCCCGACGGCCTCGCCCGGGCACTCGCGTGGGCCGCGGACCGCTGGATCGACAGGCACGTCATCCACGCCATCCTCGAAGACCCGGACCCGCGGACGGTTTTGTCCTAA
- a CDS encoding DUF2530 domain-containing protein: protein MESTEEPQSPDETGKSLPPPPPPPARLVDLFRIVIVGEIVWLGILVVALFTGPSILAWTAVTGAALGGIGMAIMTWQRSAARRGSKTAQQGL, encoded by the coding sequence GTGGAGTCCACTGAGGAACCCCAGTCACCGGATGAGACCGGCAAGTCGCTCCCGCCGCCGCCACCCCCGCCGGCGCGGCTGGTCGACCTGTTCCGGATCGTCATCGTCGGCGAGATCGTCTGGCTGGGCATCCTGGTGGTCGCCCTGTTCACCGGCCCGAGCATCCTGGCATGGACCGCGGTCACAGGTGCCGCACTCGGCGGAATCGGCATGGCCATCATGACCTGGCAGCGATCCGCCGCCAGGCGCGGCTCGAAAACAGCCCAGCAGGGCCTTTAG
- a CDS encoding immunity 49 family protein gives MQTIDRHDFDKATADAAAERIAKEVLDLRERIETDRATVARLLELSLDEAGHLAATDPAAAWLDTYVAFGRAMQAGCALFLLTTGSGRVEFRIEDEVRHSTAGPIDGADLSAWTTATYLSIVCRERQRTAALAEVDLDSLRTTTDEYPRRWAGVLRTYCNRGEGLIDQLLDAMQATEPESLREIDPQRALKLDFPVMELFYRLTQRDADGFNESLAKALELHKEYWSARPGDPRGAIALGPLAVACLARQSRIWVEVESAYLPNILLTADRVGEVTL, from the coding sequence ATGCAGACCATCGATCGGCACGACTTCGACAAGGCCACCGCCGACGCCGCAGCCGAGCGGATCGCGAAGGAGGTGCTGGACCTCCGCGAGCGGATCGAGACCGACCGGGCCACCGTCGCCAGGTTGCTGGAGCTTTCGCTCGACGAGGCCGGGCACCTCGCCGCCACCGATCCCGCCGCTGCCTGGTTGGACACGTACGTGGCGTTCGGCCGTGCCATGCAGGCCGGTTGCGCGCTGTTCCTGCTCACCACCGGCTCTGGCCGGGTGGAGTTCCGGATCGAGGACGAGGTCCGCCACTCCACGGCCGGGCCGATCGACGGGGCCGACTTGTCCGCGTGGACGACGGCGACGTACTTGTCGATCGTCTGCCGGGAGCGGCAGCGGACGGCCGCGCTCGCCGAGGTGGACCTCGATTCGTTGCGCACCACGACGGACGAGTACCCGCGGCGCTGGGCCGGTGTGCTGCGGACGTACTGCAACCGCGGCGAGGGGTTGATCGACCAGCTGCTGGACGCCATGCAGGCCACCGAACCCGAGAGCCTGCGCGAGATCGACCCGCAGCGGGCGCTGAAGCTCGACTTCCCGGTGATGGAGCTGTTCTACCGCCTGACCCAGCGCGACGCCGACGGTTTCAACGAGTCCCTCGCCAAGGCGCTCGAGCTGCACAAGGAGTACTGGTCGGCCCGCCCCGGCGACCCGCGTGGCGCCATCGCGCTGGGGCCGCTGGCTGTTGCTTGCCTGGCTCGGCAATCCCGGATCTGGGTCGAGGTCGAGTCCGCGTACCTGCCGAACATCCTGCTCACGGCCGACCGAGTGGGTGAGGTCACGCTCTGA
- a CDS encoding NCS2 family permease, which produces MATSRIDRFFKITERGSTTGREVRGGLVTFVTMAYIVVLNPLIIGSFAADGPSAHRDVLGNILPVDQVAAVTALVAGVLTILFGVVANYPFALATGLGINSFLAVTLAPQMSWPEAMGLVVLNGLVVMVLVLTGVRTAVFNAVPQPLKAAIAVGIGLFITLIGLVDAGFVRRIPDAANTTVPVGLGISGSIASWPTLVFCVGLLVTGILVVKRVKGAILIGVLFTTVFAIVLEAIVKAGPSLGVNPKGWNLGYPAMPDQVAGLPDLSLLGEFSFGAWSRVPALTLCLLLFTLILTDFFDSVGTMTGLGKEAGLIGKDGQLPGVGKALFVDSVGAVAGGAASSSSNTVYIESASGIAEGARTGLANVVTGLLFIAAMFFTPLYQVVPVEAAAAALVIVGVLMMAQIKEIDFTDFSLALPAFLTIVVMPFTYSIANGIGAGFVSFVVLRVVSGRARTVHPLLWVIAAAFVAFFAVGPIQSAIG; this is translated from the coding sequence ATGGCCACCAGCAGGATCGATCGCTTCTTCAAGATCACCGAGCGTGGTTCGACCACCGGTCGGGAGGTCAGAGGCGGGCTGGTCACGTTCGTCACGATGGCGTACATCGTGGTGCTCAACCCGCTGATCATCGGCTCGTTCGCCGCCGACGGCCCGTCCGCCCACCGCGATGTGCTCGGCAACATCCTCCCGGTCGACCAGGTCGCCGCGGTGACGGCACTGGTCGCGGGGGTGTTGACGATCCTGTTCGGCGTGGTCGCCAACTACCCGTTCGCGCTGGCCACGGGGTTGGGGATCAACAGCTTCCTCGCGGTGACGCTGGCGCCGCAGATGTCGTGGCCCGAGGCGATGGGGCTGGTCGTGCTGAACGGCCTCGTCGTGATGGTTCTCGTGCTGACGGGTGTGCGCACGGCCGTGTTCAACGCCGTGCCGCAGCCGTTGAAGGCCGCGATCGCCGTCGGTATCGGTCTGTTCATCACGCTCATCGGTCTGGTCGACGCCGGGTTCGTGCGGCGCATCCCTGACGCCGCCAACACGACTGTTCCCGTCGGGCTCGGCATTTCCGGGTCGATCGCGTCGTGGCCGACGCTGGTGTTCTGCGTCGGCCTGCTCGTCACCGGCATCCTCGTGGTGAAACGGGTCAAGGGCGCGATCCTGATCGGTGTCCTGTTCACCACGGTCTTCGCGATCGTGCTGGAGGCGATCGTCAAGGCCGGGCCGTCACTGGGCGTGAACCCCAAGGGCTGGAACCTCGGCTATCCGGCGATGCCGGACCAGGTCGCCGGGTTGCCGGACCTGTCGCTGCTCGGCGAGTTCTCGTTCGGCGCGTGGAGCCGGGTGCCCGCGCTGACCTTGTGCCTGCTGCTGTTCACGTTGATCCTCACGGACTTCTTCGACTCGGTCGGCACGATGACGGGTCTCGGCAAGGAAGCCGGGCTGATCGGCAAGGACGGCCAGTTGCCCGGGGTCGGCAAGGCGTTGTTCGTCGACTCGGTCGGTGCGGTCGCGGGCGGTGCCGCGTCGAGCAGTTCCAACACCGTGTACATCGAGTCCGCGTCCGGGATCGCCGAGGGCGCGCGGACCGGGCTGGCGAACGTGGTCACGGGTCTGCTTTTCATCGCGGCGATGTTCTTCACGCCGCTGTACCAGGTCGTGCCGGTCGAGGCCGCGGCTGCGGCGCTGGTGATCGTGGGTGTGCTGATGATGGCGCAGATCAAGGAGATCGACTTCACCGACTTCTCGCTGGCGCTGCCCGCGTTCCTGACGATCGTGGTGATGCCGTTCACGTACTCGATCGCCAACGGCATCGGCGCGGGTTTCGTCAGCTTCGTGGTGCTGCGCGTGGTGTCCGGCCGGGCCAGGACCGTTCACCCTCTGTTGTGGGTGATCGCGGCGGCGTTCGTCGCGTTCTTCGCCGTCGGCCCGATCCAGAGTGCGATCGGGTGA
- a CDS encoding MarR family winged helix-turn-helix transcriptional regulator encodes MSGSADDHSLTSRVRLAVMRLNRRLRAQRTNESVTLSQVSALSSLHKCGPMTPGELAGREGVQPPSMTRVIAALEDMGYISKRAHPNDGRQVIVELTEQGLGYIEADVAAREAWLHARLSELDDTEREALSRAAEIIDRMAGQ; translated from the coding sequence GTGTCCGGTTCCGCCGACGACCACTCGCTGACCAGCCGAGTCAGGCTGGCGGTGATGCGGCTCAACCGCAGGCTTCGGGCACAACGGACAAACGAGTCGGTCACGTTGAGCCAGGTCTCAGCGCTGTCGAGCCTGCACAAGTGCGGCCCGATGACGCCGGGCGAACTGGCGGGGCGTGAAGGCGTACAGCCGCCCTCGATGACGAGGGTGATCGCCGCGCTCGAGGACATGGGCTACATCAGCAAACGAGCCCACCCGAACGACGGCAGGCAAGTGATCGTCGAGCTGACCGAGCAGGGGCTCGGCTACATCGAGGCGGACGTCGCCGCGCGCGAGGCGTGGCTGCACGCCCGACTGTCCGAACTGGACGATACCGAGCGGGAGGCGCTGTCCCGCGCGGCCGAGATCATCGACAGGATGGCGGGGCAGTAA
- a CDS encoding MFS transporter encodes MSGTGGTREKKSKDFDSDLPPPPPQPKQGTFASLRIRNYRLFFSGQIISNVGTWMNRIAQDWLVFTLTGNNPVALGVAAALQFTPTLFLSLYAGVLADRLDKRKLLIALQSAMAGCAVILGVLDVSGWVQLWHVYVLCFVFGCFVALETPVRQSFTSEMVGISQITNAVALNSSSFNLARVVGPALAGVLIIWVGTGMVFMINAVTTVAVITGLLVMRPSELHRGPAVPRRKGQLREGLRYVRGRPDLVVVLTLVFCVSTFGITFFTTLAIMAANVFHKEADGYGLLSTMLAVGTLGGALLAARRSVRGTPDIRMVFGSALLFGVLTLVAGMMPTYLSFAIALIPVGLAVMTFMNTANTTVQLSVDQEMRGRVMGLYMLLFLGGNPIAGPLTGWLADQFGGRSTFFFGGAMSIVAALVLWTILRLRARDAVTLRANDHAAPQGDAHGPVRQEKGSTAQT; translated from the coding sequence CTGAGCGGCACGGGTGGGACCCGGGAGAAGAAGAGCAAGGACTTCGACTCAGACCTACCGCCACCGCCGCCGCAGCCCAAGCAGGGCACCTTCGCGTCCCTGCGGATCCGCAACTACCGGTTGTTCTTCTCCGGCCAGATCATCTCCAACGTCGGCACCTGGATGAACCGGATCGCCCAGGACTGGCTGGTCTTCACCCTCACCGGCAACAACCCGGTCGCTCTCGGCGTCGCGGCCGCGTTGCAGTTCACGCCGACGCTGTTCCTTTCCCTCTACGCCGGCGTTCTCGCCGACCGGCTGGACAAGCGCAAGCTGCTGATCGCGCTGCAGTCCGCGATGGCGGGCTGTGCGGTGATCCTCGGTGTGCTCGACGTGTCCGGCTGGGTGCAGCTCTGGCACGTGTACGTGCTGTGCTTCGTGTTCGGCTGTTTCGTGGCTTTGGAGACGCCCGTCCGGCAGTCGTTCACCAGTGAGATGGTCGGGATCTCCCAGATCACCAACGCGGTCGCGCTGAACTCCTCGTCGTTCAACCTGGCTCGTGTGGTCGGCCCGGCGCTGGCCGGTGTGCTGATCATCTGGGTCGGCACCGGCATGGTGTTCATGATCAACGCCGTGACCACGGTCGCGGTGATCACCGGCCTGCTGGTGATGCGGCCGTCCGAACTGCACAGGGGCCCGGCGGTCCCGCGCAGGAAGGGACAGCTGCGGGAAGGCCTGCGCTACGTGCGCGGTCGTCCGGACCTGGTGGTCGTGCTGACGCTGGTGTTCTGCGTGAGCACGTTCGGCATCACGTTCTTCACCACGCTGGCGATCATGGCCGCGAACGTCTTCCACAAGGAAGCCGACGGCTACGGCCTGCTGTCCACGATGCTCGCCGTCGGCACGCTCGGTGGCGCGTTGCTCGCGGCGCGCCGCAGTGTGCGGGGCACGCCGGACATCCGGATGGTCTTCGGGTCGGCGTTGCTGTTCGGTGTGCTGACGCTCGTGGCGGGCATGATGCCGACGTACCTGTCGTTCGCGATCGCGCTCATCCCGGTCGGGCTGGCCGTGATGACGTTCATGAACACGGCGAACACGACCGTGCAGCTGTCGGTCGACCAGGAGATGCGTGGCCGGGTGATGGGCCTGTACATGCTGCTGTTCCTCGGCGGCAACCCGATCGCCGGGCCGCTGACGGGGTGGCTCGCCGACCAGTTCGGTGGCCGGTCGACGTTCTTCTTCGGCGGCGCGATGTCCATCGTGGCCGCGCTCGTGCTGTGGACGATCCTGCGCCTGCGTGCCCGCGATGCCGTTACGCTTCGCGCAAACGATCACGCGGCACCGCAGGGGGACGCTCATGGGCCTGTTCGGCAGGAAAAAGGCAGCACTGCCCAGACGTGA